In the Pseudochaenichthys georgianus chromosome 1, fPseGeo1.2, whole genome shotgun sequence genome, one interval contains:
- the LOC117453625 gene encoding uncharacterized protein: MRILSCFTLLLFLSANADNNAVWRASGENVTLRCSVAGCPHSNSNNEYEGMYLYLNQYHEEQKEVQYYHSSRGTPDNITPRERYKDRIQTNGSLKDHTITISRLTVHDSGFYRCVFIHFPHGRVTCSEHTLFIKGVAPCLPAEVPPALTCKNHLPLVLIIGAACTVCTIATIIFILLIVPRVRRWVCSRRRARRVERVPNNEYVYEVMTARGLRPALEQSSSSTYTGIA; this comes from the exons ATGAGGATCCTCAGTTGTTTCACACTGTTGCTCTTTCTTTCTGCCAATGCAG ACAACAACGCAGTGTGGCGAGCGTCTGGCGAGAATGTCACCTTGAGGTGTTCCGTTGCAGGGTGTCCCCACAGTAACAGCAATAACGAGTATGAAGGGATGTATCTGTATCTGAATCAATATCATGAGGAGCAGAAAGAGGTGCAATACTATCACTCTAGTCGAGGAACACCTGACAACATCACCCCGAGAGAGAGATACAAGGACAGGATTCAGACAAATGGATCTCTGAAGGACCACACCATCACCATCAGCCGGCTGACCGTGCACGACTCTGGCTTCTACCGATGTGTCTTCATACATTTTCCTCATGGAAGAGTCACATGCAGTGAACATACACTTTTTATAAAAG GAGTGGCTCCATGTCTCCCAGCAGAGGTTCCTCCTGCCCTTACCTGCAAGAATCATCTTCCTCTGGTGTTAATCATCGGCGCAGCCTGCACCGTCTGCACGATCGCCACCATAATCTTCATCCTGCTGATCGTCCCCAGG GTCAGAAGATGGGTGTGCAGCAGAAGAAGAGCAAGAAGGGTCGAGCGGGTCCCGAATAATGAATATGTGTATGAAGTGATGACAGCCAGAGGCCTCCGCCCTGCACTGGAGCAGTCCTCTTCGAGCACGTATACAGGAATAGCTTAG